In Pseudobythopirellula maris, a single window of DNA contains:
- a CDS encoding fatty acid CoA ligase family protein, whose product MHPGEFTPEVRPSVSQDAAGPLPEAGPPRVNVADRLAETALRKPGEIALVAYDGRSRCDGRRVRRRAEEYTACGVRYSTITFGELDRQASLLAHGLVSMGVRPGTRIALLVKPGVEFVALVFALLRSGATMVLVDAGLGKRNVVRCLASTEPEGFVAIPAGQLLRSVFKKRFEKAWLNVTVGAPLGLGLGGVSLGTLRHFGETSAPSPLGAARPGGAIALPNTAASDTAAIVFTSGSTGAPKGVLYRHETFTTQADEIQRQYQLGATEGDEENAAKPVDLSCFPLFGLFNVASGVTTVLPEMDFSRPASCDPSKVIAAANDWRATQAFASPSVWDRLSRHAEECGLREDGEFSQIPTLRKAFSCGAPVPARTIRRVLGKLALDAVLHTPYGATEALPLSTISSTEILGETADKTDRGVGVCVGRRFPSIEWRVIRLSDTPLATIGETAALPPGEIGELMVRGPQVSRGYVGDDSYRHNALALVHDGETVWRRMGDLGYLDGPPDSPNTRFWFCGRKSHRVVTAEGTLYTVPTESVFNTAPMVGRTALVGLGPLGEQTPVLVYEPVGLKSALTKKDYKTLDALYEAIEESLRNLVRANPHLDGIRHFLRCDALPVDIRHNSKIFREKLAVWAKRQLRGKL is encoded by the coding sequence ATGCATCCTGGCGAATTCACCCCCGAAGTCCGTCCCTCCGTCTCCCAAGACGCCGCCGGTCCCCTTCCCGAGGCCGGGCCGCCGCGGGTGAACGTGGCCGATCGGCTGGCCGAGACCGCCCTGCGCAAGCCGGGCGAGATCGCGCTGGTCGCCTACGACGGCCGCTCGCGCTGCGACGGCCGCCGCGTCCGCCGGCGGGCCGAGGAGTACACCGCCTGCGGCGTGCGCTACAGCACGATCACCTTCGGCGAACTCGACCGCCAGGCGAGCCTGTTGGCCCACGGGCTGGTGTCGATGGGCGTCAGGCCCGGCACGCGGATCGCTCTGTTGGTCAAGCCGGGCGTCGAGTTCGTCGCCCTCGTGTTCGCCCTGCTCCGCAGCGGCGCCACGATGGTGCTGGTCGACGCCGGCCTCGGCAAGCGGAACGTGGTGCGCTGCCTGGCGTCGACCGAGCCGGAGGGCTTCGTGGCGATCCCGGCGGGCCAGCTGCTGCGCAGCGTGTTCAAGAAGCGGTTCGAGAAGGCGTGGCTCAACGTGACGGTCGGCGCCCCGCTGGGGCTCGGCCTGGGGGGCGTGTCGCTCGGCACGCTGCGCCACTTTGGCGAGACGAGCGCCCCCTCGCCGCTCGGCGCGGCGCGTCCCGGCGGGGCCATCGCCCTGCCCAACACGGCGGCGAGCGACACGGCGGCGATCGTGTTCACCTCGGGCAGCACCGGCGCGCCGAAGGGGGTGCTCTACCGCCACGAAACGTTCACCACCCAGGCCGACGAGATCCAGCGGCAGTACCAACTCGGCGCCACCGAGGGCGACGAGGAGAACGCCGCCAAGCCGGTCGACCTGTCGTGCTTCCCGCTGTTCGGCTTGTTCAACGTGGCGAGCGGCGTGACCACGGTTTTGCCCGAGATGGACTTCAGCCGCCCGGCGTCGTGCGACCCGTCGAAGGTGATCGCCGCGGCCAACGACTGGCGGGCGACCCAGGCGTTCGCCTCGCCGTCGGTGTGGGACCGGCTCAGCCGCCACGCCGAGGAGTGCGGCCTGCGCGAGGACGGCGAGTTCTCGCAGATCCCGACACTCCGCAAGGCGTTCAGCTGCGGCGCCCCGGTGCCGGCGCGCACCATCCGCCGCGTGCTCGGCAAGCTCGCGCTCGACGCCGTGCTGCACACGCCCTACGGCGCCACCGAGGCGCTGCCGCTCTCGACGATCAGCTCGACCGAGATCCTCGGCGAGACCGCCGATAAGACCGACCGCGGCGTGGGGGTTTGCGTGGGGCGGCGTTTCCCGTCGATCGAGTGGCGTGTGATCCGGCTGAGCGACACGCCGCTCGCCACGATCGGCGAGACGGCGGCCCTGCCCCCCGGCGAGATCGGCGAGCTGATGGTCCGCGGCCCGCAGGTGTCGCGCGGCTACGTGGGCGACGACAGCTACCGCCACAACGCCCTGGCCCTGGTGCACGACGGCGAGACCGTGTGGCGCCGGATGGGCGACCTCGGCTACCTCGACGGCCCGCCCGACAGCCCGAACACACGGTTTTGGTTCTGCGGCCGCAAGTCGCACCGCGTGGTGACCGCCGAGGGGACGCTCTACACCGTGCCGACCGAGAGCGTGTTCAACACCGCCCCGATGGTCGGCCGCACCGCCCTGGTCGGCCTGGGGCCGCTGGGCGAGCAGACGCCGGTGCTCGTCTACGAGCCGGTTGGCCTGAAGTCGGCGCTCACGAAAAAGGACTACAAGACGCTCGACGCCCTCTACGAGGCGATCGAGGAGTCGCTCCGCAATCTGGTGCGGGCAAACCCGCATCTCGACGGAATACGCCATTTCCTGCGGTGCGACGCGCTGCCGGTCGACATCCGACACAACTCAAAGATCTTCCGCGAGAAGCTCGCCGTCTGGGCGAAACGGCAATTGCGTGGCAAGCTATAG